In Lactuca sativa cultivar Salinas chromosome 5, Lsat_Salinas_v11, whole genome shotgun sequence, the DNA window GATTTTAATGTCTTCAAAGCGGCTTTTGACCAATTTGAAAAAATATTGCCAACCCGCAAAACTTTTCTGTGTGTGAAACCTTGACTAAAGTTGAAAGATGCTCCGAAATGGAAAGAGCAAATAGAAGGAAGTTCACAATCTTCCGCTTCAAAGTGTTCAATAAACCATGATGCAACTTCCCAACAATCGGACGGGTGAACACATTTCGACATCAACGATGATTCGCTCTATCTTGAAGACGAGCAACCTCTTTTGTTGGCCCGttggaagaaataaagcaaaaaaagCGGTTTCAACGGCTTCCAGATCTAGTGTTATGGATTAATTTGTAAATAAATCTGATCGTTATGTGCACGTTCAAGAAATGAAGACGGATTGAGTCGGGTAGAACAAAAAAATGATTGAAACACAATcagtatttttaatatttttttagttaagctTGGTAActttaagttttttatttttttaattaatgtaatttggtattttaaGTTAATGAAAActagtatttaaaaaaaattatatgatttttatgtatttttttatttaaatgtaattAAAAAATGGGATGAATTGGTGTGTTTAGTGATATGTATCTCATGATTAGTGGTAGAAAATATGGTGATGGTGTGACACCCACTATTATAATGATTAGTGGTGAGGATAAAGATTACCAAATACCCACCCCATCCAACATCCTTTGCTTTTATATTTGTTGTTTAATGTTTTCAATTTCTTAAGGTTTTAACTCAACGATCatttgtttttaagaattaattttagccGAATATTCGATTATGACGAATTTGGtccgacttttttttttttcataaatattGTCTAACTTTATTTTACAAATTTACTTTCaatatttatcatttttaaattctttttataCAAATTCgtttacatatttttttataaaaattcattAAAAATTTTATACACAAATTTCCTaagttttttataattttattttaaatttttttaaacttaatgatttttatactttttttattacttttttaaCACATTTTTTGTGTGTCCATTCTTTTAtgaattcatttttataaaaatgtgtttttattATAACTATGTGTAAgaaccatgtattacatgagttaattaaaaaaaataaatataaaagtctaaatatttaagaacattatatttataagaaaaataaaaaaaataaaaaattattaaaattgattttttttatcttttaaatttaaataaataaacaaaataaactaatgaactttaatttgaaaattttgaaataagaaggtaagtccattaatgaaattgatattcatttattactacatttattataattattacattaaagtattatgtgaaatttattaaaatagaaaaacactaataaaatgacatgtgacaaaaaaattaatttaaaataaccacaaaataacatttgacaaattaaatgagagtgtgacatgcggcaaaatttatttattagagtagattaaaACTTCTACAACtttataacatatttttttatgacttttcaatttttacatatttattttattcgtgattttttaaataattttttagtTTTTGCAAATTACATTGTGAATTATATTTGCTAATTATAAATACATAGATTTTCTACAATTGTGCTATGGTAGTTTGATAcaagtttataaaaatataaaacttttactACTTTATAGCATAAACTTTTTATGATTTTCcaatttttacatatttatatttatacatgtttttttaattttattttggttATTACAAATTACATTGTAAATAATATTTGCCACTTATaaataagagaaattaaatatccttcaacctttttatttttatatatcttCTTATCCAATAAAATGATGTCATATTTAACATTTACTGCtcatttaataaaatttaatgatattttaggataTTAATATGACATATATCATCATTTAGGGAAATGATTCGTACACAACACTTTTTGTCCATACACAAATTATGctatacaacattttaaaacatgACTTGTTGTGCATGGGTATGAGGATTAAtagaaacaaaattaaaaaaactcaATCAATAAATAAATTTTCTGCAATTGTGGTATGGAAGTTTGATACAAGAAAAAAACAAATCTCTGGCAATCTTTAACGTATACTATACTGTACTAAACTACTAATCGatctttaaatatttaatataattaaaatctaATGACTTCCTGATTTAAATTCTGTGGAGATATGCACGAAAGTTAATTCCGTGGAAGATATACACGAAAAGGGAAGAAGGGCTTAAATTAAAGCCAACAAGcacaagagagagaaagagaagaccCAATATCTAGCCcccatctctctttctctcactcCTAGTCTGCTCCTCGATTCCAAGGGATCCTCAGGTCAGCCAATTGCTTTTCAAATCTCAATCTGTAATTCTGTATGTGTTTGATTTAAGAATTATATGCGAAAACATCAGGCAAATCTTCTTTAATTGGTTGTGTGATCAGACTGCCCAGATCGTATTTTATTGAAGCCCCTTTTGTAATTACTTACGACTTCGATTGCGACCGCTTCTGCTCTGAAACCCTTGTCGTTTCGTTGATGAGATGTTTTGAAGTTGAAATTTTTGGGGATTTCGAGCTGGAGCTGTGGTTAGGTTATGCCTGTTCTTGGATTtggtttttctaggtttttaggGTTTATGCAAGGTTCCCCATTACGGATTGGGGTTCATATTACGATATTAGGTCATTTatcgatcctttgtagaaatggCGGCCTAGTTGTTATAATTTGGCAATGCAATTAGAGTACTCTTTCGTTTACCGCTGTCTTATGATAGCTTGAAGTTCTATGGGTTTATGTTTGTTTTGGGTTGAAATTCAACCATCACAGGCTTTAGTTTCCAaagattttgtttttgtttttgtttgaatCCGATGTTTGAATTTCTTGATGTAGGGTATGGTATGGACTTGTATTATCGAACTCTCTTTTGTATGATGAAAATTACAACAATTTCCATTATGAGATTTCAAATCTTAATTACATTGTTTCCTTATTTGACAAACTTTCTATAgccatttttttttcatttaaaaacatttgttgTATTGATTTTGGTCCAAACTGTTCTTATTAATTTGAAACAAAGAGCTGTTTAGATGCTTAAATACTAGTCATGTTATCAACTGCTCCAGTTTTCATGGGATGAATTGCAATATTGTTCCAATAAACTAAACAGGTTTAAGGTTTTCAATTTGGATACTTTGTGTCCCTTGTTATGTGTCTTTGACCATTCTATTTTTGGTGAATAAAGCTTTGCCCCTCACTAACAACAACGAATGCCTTGATTCCTTTTTCAGAGCTATAATCTAATTCAACATTGTAATCAAAATGAACGAAAGAAAAACAATAGACTTAGAGCAAGGATGGGACTTCATGCAGAAAGGAATAACAAAGTTGAAGAATATTCTAGAAGGTCTTCCCGAGCCACAATTCAGCTCGGAGGATTACATGATGCTCTACACGTATATTTTCTTTTACTATGCATATGCTACCCTTGTGATTGGTCATTTGCTCTATTAAGTTACAAATTCTTGAGTAATTCTTTAAACTTATGTTTCAGAACCATCTACAACATGTGTACACAGAAACCACCACATGATTACTCCCAACAGTTGTATGACAAATATCGTGAGTCTTTTGAAGAGTATATTACTTCAACTGTAAGTGAACTCATATCCTTCTTCCTATGCATAAAATTCATCACGTATCTTTACAAGCTAGTGGGTGATGGTCAAAAGTGACTTTTCCCACCTAGAAAGTATGGCTCAAACATTATTGATAAGGGGACTTCTAAAGAACATGAAAGCTATTATTAGGTGATGATGACACAAACTTTAGATAGCTATTGTCTGTAAGTAGTTGGAGCAGACACTGTGACATGGGCTTATTCAGAAGTGGCATACACAATTTTCAATTTTCATGACCTAATTTGTGATAGCTAGTTCTTGATAAATTGGTtgatatattttctttattagaGTGTCTCAACGCAATTAGAAAAGCTTTTCTACATTCACCAAAAACTGCAGATACTTGATACAAATCATAGAAACTATTTCTTTTGTAGTTTTCATGAAAAATTAATGATTATTTGATAGTGGTCTGCTAATTTGCACCATCTATGACACCGAGTCAGACTTAAATCTGCAAATTGAAGTTCACcaactttttttcttttcattcttTGTGCATTTCTTGTTTCTAGGAAAGCATACTTCAAACAAATGAACAATACTATATGAGATTCAGCTATATACCATTTTCATGTTAATTGTTATGTTTTCTTACATCGAGTCATAATTTTTCCACATGATTAGTGGTTCAACAAGTAAATTGCGACATGAAGAACCTTTGATAACTCCAATCATAGTGCCCTTATGTTCCAATACTTGCTAGTAGGGTCACTTTTTTCTTTTTACATATTTTCATTTATAAATGCTAAGATTCTAAGttgtgcaatatatatatatatatatatatatatatatatattttttttttttaaatgcaggTGTTACCTTCTTTAAGAGAGAAGCATGATGAGTTCATGCTGAGAGAGCTTGTTAGAAGGTGGTCAAATCATAAAGTCATGGTGCGGTGGCTTTCTAGATTCTTCCATTATCTTGACCGATATTTCATTGCCCGAAGATCTCTTCCGCCACTAAATGAAGTTGGACTTGCCTGTTTTCGTGATCtggtattttattattttattattttttattaaaaataattaatcttTTCGTTTCAACTTTCTTTGATATTTCTTTCACATTCATGTAATTGGCAAAAGCTTTCACATAGTGAAAGAACAACAAGATATCCTATCTATTTACAAAAGGATAAATGCAAGAATAGCagcatactttcatttatttgtttgttataatTGTCATACTTTCATGTCTTTACAGCTTTgctcattattttttttttcttattaggactttgtataaaatatatatacaagtgaTAACAATGTTGCTAATTTTGTAAGGTCTATTTGTTTCATGTTATACATATAAAAAAACGAACCAAAAATGAAAAGTAAGTTATAAGTGTATTCCTTTTCCctgttttgaaattttcaaactacttttgCTGTTGCTGGAAGGAAGTTGACAATTTATTCTTTGTGAGTTTATAAGTATTTTCATTATTTACAAACTTCTTCTATGCAAATCATAACGATGACAATGTCTCCAAATTTGTTTCAGTGTGTGACGACCTAAAACTAACTTCATGTGCTTTGGtagttatatatttatatttttattagatGGAGACAAGTCACATGATGATAgtgataatgataataataataaagtaaataaatgaatATCTGGAAATTTATGAGCACCATGGTTTGATTAGCTGTTGGATATGCTTGATAGGTATACCAAGAGGTGAATGGTAAAGTGAGAGATGCTGTAATATCTTTGGTATGATTTCATCCCGTTTCTTTTTCTGCATACTTGAATTGTTCCACTTTCCTTTTAATATGCCCCTTCATGATTTTTAATCAGATTGATCAAGAGCGTGAAGGGGAGCAGATTGATCGAGCTTTACTGAAGAATGTTCTAGATATATTTGTTGAGATAGGAATGGGACAAATGGAGTATTATGAGAATGATTTTGAAGCATCCATGCTTAATGATACAGCAGCATATTATTCACGCAAGGCTTCCAACTGGATTCTAGAAGATTCTTGTCCAGATTATATGCTCAAAGTATACATCTAATACCCTTTTAGATATTGAAAGTAAACTTATATTTAAAGATTATATTTTGTGAAATGCAATAATCTTTTTGGGAATTTCAGGCAGAGGAGTGCTTAAAAAGAGAAAAGGACAGAGTGTCTCATTATCTTCATTCCAGCAGTGAGCCAAAGCTTCTTGAGGtttgttttatcattttttttttaattttttgggaaAGAAAGTTATTTATTACTCAAATATAGGACCATGATTTGATCTTGTTCTTGTTTTGATCTTCAGTCTTCCTATAGTTTCTTCATTATTAATTTTTCTGGAATCTTTTCTACTGAGTCTTTGGTAATGGAATTAGGGTTGGAATGGAATAGCCAATTCCATTGAatagaaaatatgtttttttttggtcTGATGGAATGGAATTGGATGAATCATTCTTGAAGGAATGTGATTCCTTTCATTTTGTTAATTTTCATTCCTCAGCAAATGAGTGTATTTTTCATTCCATCATGGAATGGAATGAAAAATTCCAATTTAACTTATATACCACATTTTCATATATGCAATTTTAATGACAAATCTTTTGTTTTTCAATtcatgatttcagttaaatggcGAATTATTCTTTTTAAAACTCTAGAAGATGTAACTTTTTATTATACTCTTATTTGGGGTTCTAATTATCTTTTATTATGTTTACTGATTTATTATAAATAAGAAACTCATTAATTATAGTTAAATAATGTATAAaccaaagtaaaaaaaaaaaactatacatTGTAATTGTATTtacatgtaatataaaaaaatCATACGAATTTCATTCGTCATTCCATTATATATGATTAACTGCTGTGTCAATCTCCTATTTGTTTTATGTAGAAAGTTCAAAATGAGTTATTGTCTGTTTATGCAACTCAATTGCTTGAGAAAGAGCACTCAGGTTGTCATGCATTGCTCAGGGATGACAAGGTATGCACTTATCAGTCAATTCTTTTTTAAGAATCTTCAATAAAATGCAAGAAAGAGCAACGCATttccattgatttgtttattgtaACCATTTATGACTATATACTTACATCTCTCATCTTTCTTTTTTTCACCGATTTAGGTTGATGATTTATCAAGAATGTACAGACTCTTTTCAAAGATACCAAAAGGATTGGATCCTGTTTCTAGTATGTTTAAGCAGGTTTGTACTATAGAAATGAACCTCATTTTTTAAAGTAGGAGCCCATTACACCTTGgctttatatatatattctctctgtctctttgttttttttttttttttaaatcttgtgTCATGTGTTCCTATCTTCTACAGCATGTCACTGCTGAAGGCACAACATTGGTTAAACAAGCAGAAGATGCAGCAAGTACCAAGAAGGTTTGTACATACTAACTATATACTAATGTTGATTCACAATCATGTTTATTTTTTGTCCCCTAGATAAATGATGTTTGAAAAATATTGGAGAAAATGACTGCAAACTTGGGTAAatggaaggaaaaaaaaaataaatgaggGCATATTTGTAAACAATCGGGACTTAATGGGAAAAATCTTTGTTAAGTCATTCTTTTTGGTTTAAGTAAAAGAAACACTCATATATAGGCATAGCTGATCAGATATTCGGATTAAGTCTTGCACCCATTAAGCCCATTAATCGAAAAGCAGATGAAGTATATGTTTTTGATACTATAGCGGGTTTTTTGTTTTAGGGTAAATACAAGAAAACAATTGAAATTGAAAGTATAAATATGTAATAGAAAAGGAAAGGAAGATGCTACAGTGAACAAATAAAGGAAACTTCATTTCATTGCTATATATTGCTTTTACCCTTTTAAAATTTCTAATTAAAGCCATGATGATGAATAACTTTGAACTTATTGTTTTTTGCAGGCTGAAAAGAGAGATGTGGTTGGGTTGCAGGAACAGGTAAAATCACAAGAACATTAAATTTGCGGAAAttagtaatttatttatttatttatatatctgTTTACTTTCCTTCCTCCAGGTTTTTGTTAGAAAAGTTATTGAGCTCCATGACAAGTACCTGGCATATGTAAATGACTGTTTCATGAACCATACTCTTTTCCACAAGGTTAGTATAGTAATTTCATCATTAAAAATTACTTGGTCTTCTTTTTTCTTACTTTTGAATGAATTCCCCTCTAGGCTCTTAAAGAGGCATTTGAAATATTCTGCAACAAGGGTGTTGCTGGAAGTTCAAGTGCAGAGTTACTTGCCACATTTTGTGATAATATTCTTAAAAAAGGTGGAAGTGAGAAACTGAGCGATGAAGCCATTGAGGACACCCTTGAGAAGGTATGTTAAAACTTTTGTTTgcgcaaaagacgtaaatgccctcatcATCCAAAGTCTCCTTTCCTCTTGTGTAGCAGAAGTGATATGAACTAATTTGCAGGTAGTAAAGTTGCTTGCCTACATCAGTGATAAAGATCTATTTGCTGAATTTTACAGGTAATGAGGTCAAATTTGTAATAGCAACATGGTTTTGTTAACATTCTTCATTATAGCATCCCATTTTCAAACTTCAAAACTTCAAAGAAAGTATAATATCTGACATTGTACTCTGGTTGGTTGTAGGAAAAAACTTGCTAGGAGGCTTTTGTTTGACAAGAGTGCAAACGATGAGCATGAGAGAAGTATTCTCACAAAGCTGAAGCAACAGTGTGGTGGTCAGTTCACATCAAAGATGGAAGGGATGGTAAGTATGCAAAagcaaaactaatttttttttttttttttaatgaaaatgaaaatttatgttttgtatCTGTTTTTCATTCAGGTTACAGATTTGACATTGGCAAAGGAAAACCAATCCCATTTTGAAGAGTATTTGAACAATAATCCCAATGTCAGCCCTGGAATTGACTTGACTGTCACTGTGTTGACTACCGGCTTCTGGCCCAGCTACAAATCTTTTGACCTAAATCTCCCTGCCGAAATGGTATTTTTATTACTTCTGTAAATGTAAATAATAAATTCTATAATTATTGTAGAATATTGTCAAAACTATACTTTGTTTATCAATTCCATTCTTTCACTTGATGTTGTTAATGTTGTGGTGTAGGTTAAATGCGTTGAAG includes these proteins:
- the LOC111887264 gene encoding cullin-1, with the protein product MNERKTIDLEQGWDFMQKGITKLKNILEGLPEPQFSSEDYMMLYTTIYNMCTQKPPHDYSQQLYDKYRESFEEYITSTVLPSLREKHDEFMLRELVRRWSNHKVMVRWLSRFFHYLDRYFIARRSLPPLNEVGLACFRDLVYQEVNGKVRDAVISLIDQEREGEQIDRALLKNVLDIFVEIGMGQMEYYENDFEASMLNDTAAYYSRKASNWILEDSCPDYMLKAEECLKREKDRVSHYLHSSSEPKLLEKVQNELLSVYATQLLEKEHSGCHALLRDDKVDDLSRMYRLFSKIPKGLDPVSSMFKQHVTAEGTTLVKQAEDAASTKKAEKRDVVGLQEQVFVRKVIELHDKYLAYVNDCFMNHTLFHKALKEAFEIFCNKGVAGSSSAELLATFCDNILKKGGSEKLSDEAIEDTLEKVVKLLAYISDKDLFAEFYRKKLARRLLFDKSANDEHERSILTKLKQQCGGQFTSKMEGMVTDLTLAKENQSHFEEYLNNNPNVSPGIDLTVTVLTTGFWPSYKSFDLNLPAEMVKCVEVFREFYQTKTKHRKLTWIYSLGTCNINGKFEPKTMELIVTTYQASALLLFNLSDRLSYQEIMTQLNLSDDDVVRLLHSLSCAKYKILLKEPNTKTISPTDYFEFNSKFTDKMRRIKIPLPPVDEKKKVIEDVDKDRRYAIDASIVRIMKSRKVLGYQQLVMECVEQLGRMFKPDVKAIKKRIEDLITRDYLERDKENPNLFRYLA